The following proteins come from a genomic window of Musa acuminata AAA Group cultivar baxijiao chromosome BXJ1-7, Cavendish_Baxijiao_AAA, whole genome shotgun sequence:
- the LOC103991771 gene encoding beta-galactosidase-like, which yields MWPDLIQKAKDGGLDVIQTYVFWNGHEPSPGQYYFGGNYDLVRFIKLVKQAGLYVHLRIGPYVCAEWNFGGFPVWLKYVPGINFRTDNEPFKAAMAKFTEKIVAMMKSEGLFESQGGPIILSQIENEYGPMETFGGAGAKNYVNWAAQMAVGLNTSVPWVMCKQDDAPDPVINACNGFYCDYFSPNKPYKPTMWTEAWSGWFSAFGAPVPHRPVEDLAFAVARFIQKGGSFVNYYMYHGGTNFGRTAGGPFIATTYDYDAPIDEYGLLRQPKWGHLRDLHKAIKSCEPALVSGDPTVTNVGKYQTAHVYRSKSGACAAFLSNFNRGSSANVTFNGMEYQIPAWSTSILPDCKTAVFNTAKVGAPTSQINMTRVGGFSWESFGEDTHSLLRDKSFSKDGLVEQISMTRDRTDYLWYTTDVNIDSNEQFLKNGRDPLLTVMSAGHSMHVFINGELAGTFYGRFGSPKVRFTGNVKLRAGSNKISILSVAVGLPNIGPHFDTWNAGVLGPVTLEGLNEGKRNLSSQKWIYQIGLRGESLSIYTLSGSSSVKWGGASTRQPLTWYKAFFNAPAGNEPLALDMSSMGKGQIWINGQSIGRHWPAYKANGVCDLCDYKGTYRKMKCQTDCGEPSQKWYHVPRDWLNPTGNLLVVFEEWGGDPTGISLVKRVAL from the exons ATGTGGCCGGATCTCATCCAGAAGGCTAAAGATGGCGGCTTGGATGTTATCCAGACCTACGTGTTCTGGAACGGCCACGAGCCGTCCCCTGGCCAG TATTATTTTGGTGGTAATTACGACCTGGTTCGCTTCATCAAGCTGGTGAAGCAGGCCGGCCTCTATGTTCATCTCCGGATTGGTCCTTATGTTTGTGCCGAATGGAACTTCGG GGGATTTCCTGTCTGGCTAAAATATGTTCCTGGCATCAATTTCAGGACCGACAATGAACCTTTCAAG GCGGCCATGGCGAAGTTCACAGAGAAGATTGTCGCCATGATGAAATCTGAAGGATTATTCGAATCACAGGGTGGTCCCATTATCCTCTCTCAG ATTGAAAATGAATATGGTCCAATGGAGACCTTTGGCGGAGCTGGAGCCAAGAACTACGTAAACTGGGCTGCTCAAATGGCAGTGGGCCTCAACACCAGTGTGCCGTGGGTCATGTGCAAGCAAGATGATGCACCTGATCCAGTG ATCAATGCCTGCAACGGGTTCTACTGTGATTACTTCTCACCAAACAAGCCGTATAAACCGACAATGTGGACTGAAGCTTGGAGTGGCTG GTTCAgtgctttcggagctccagttcctcACAGACCTGTTGAGGACTTGGCTTTTGCCGTTGCAAGGTTTATACAGAAGGGTGGATCCTTCGTTAACTACTATATG TACCATGGAGGAACAAACTTCGGCAGGACGGCTGGTGGTCCCTTTATTGCGACGACCTATGACTATGATGCCCCAATCGATGAATACG GTCTGTTAAGGCAACCGAAATGGGGACATCTGAGAGACCTGCATAAAGCAATCAAATCGTGTGAACCAGCTCTCGTCTCTGGGGATCCTACAGTGACAAACGTCGGAAAATATCAGACG GCGCATGTATACAGATCCAAGTCAGGAGCTTGTGCTGCATTCCTTTCTAATTTCAACCGTGGTTCTTCTGCAAATGTTACGTTCAACGGAATGGAGTATCAAATTCCAGCTTGGTCCACCAGCATTCTTCCAGACTGCAAAACCGCAGTGTTCAACACTGCAAAG GTAGGAGCTCCGACGTCGCAGATTAATATGACTCGGGTTGGGGGATTTTCTTGGGAGTCCTTCGGTGAGGATACCCACTCACTACTGAGGGATAAATCATTCTCAAAAGATGGATTGGTGGAGCAGATAAGCATGACGCGGGATCGGACAGACTACCTGTGGTACACAACAGA TGTTAACATAGACTCAAACGAACAATTCTTGAAGAATGGCCGAGACCCTCTCCTGACCGTGATGTCGGCAGGTCATTCTATGCATGTTTTCATCAATGGAGAACTGGCCG GGACTTTCTACGGTAGATTTGGCAGTCCAAAGGTAAGATTCACAGGAAATGTGAAGTTGCGGGCAGGAAGCAACAAAATCTCGATTCTGAGTGTCGCTGTTGGTCTTCCT AATATTGGCCCCCACTTTGACACATGGAATGCTGGTGTTCTTGGTCCAGTGACCCTGGAAGGTCTCAATGAAGGAAAGAGAAACCTTTCATCACAGAAATGGATTTACCAG ATCGGCCTTAGAGGTGAATCCCTGAGCATCTATACACTTAGTGGCAGTTCTTCAGTTAAGTGGGGGGGTGCATCTACAAGGCAGCCCTTGACTTGGTACAAG GCTTTCTTTAATGCTCCAGCTGGGAACGAGCCATTGGCATTAGACATGAGTAGCATGGGCAAAGGTCAGATATGGATCAATGGACAAAGCATTGGCAGACACTGGCCTGCTTATAAGGCAAATGGGGTTTGTGATTTGTGTGATTACAAAGGGACATACAGAAAGATGAAATGTCAGACTGACTGTGGGGAGCCTTCTCAAAAATG GTATCATGTCCCTCGCGACTGGCTGAACCCTACAGGAAACTTGTTGGTTGTGTTTGAAGAGTGGGGTGGTGATCCAACTGGGATTTCTTTGGTGAAAAGAGTAGCGCTATGA
- the LOC135678507 gene encoding GDSL esterase/lipase APG-like: protein MAKSGNSAVGALLALALFLLRPIGGNAQASSALVPAIITFGDSTVDVGNNDYLKTIFKADFPPYGRDFKNHKPTGRFCNGKLATDITADTLGFSSYPSAYLSPEASGKNLLIGANFASAASGYYDDTAYLYHAIPLSQQLEFYKEYQHKLSRVAGTSKASSIISGALYIVSTGASDFVQNYYINPHLYETLSPDQFSSFLVHIFCNFVKDLYGLGARKIGVTSLPPLGCLPASITLFGHGSNECVRRLNSDAQNFNRKLNTAADSLAKQLPNLKIAIFDIYKPLHDLATKPSDFGFFETRRGCCGTGTVETTSFLCNPHSVGTCANATGYVFWDSVHPSESANQVLADSLIAQGINLIL, encoded by the exons ATGGCAAAGAGTGGCAACAGTGCTGTGGGGGCCTTGCTGGCTTTGGCCCTCTTCCTCTTGCGACCCATCGGCGGGAATGCGCAGGCGTCCTCCGCGCTCGTGCCGGCCATTATAACCTTCGGCGACTCCACTGTCGATGTGGGCAACAATGACTACCTCAAGACCATCTTCAAGGCGGACTTCCCTCCCTATGGGAGGGACTTTAAGAACCATAAGCCCACCGGGAGGTTCTGCAATGGGAAGTTGGCTACAGACATCACCG CTGACACCCTGGGATTTTCCAGCTACCCATCTGCTTATCTTAGCCCAGAAGCATCAGGAAAGAACCTTCTTATCGGAGCCAATTTTGCTTCTGCTGCGTCTGGTTATTATGATGACACTGCTTACTTATAC CATGCCATTCCCTTGTCTCAGCAGTTGGAGTTCTACAAGGAGTACCAACACAAGCTTTCTCGAGTGGCTGGAACCAGTAAGGCATCGTCCATCATCTCCGGCGCTCTCTACATAGTGAGCACTGGAGCCAGCGACTTCGTGCAGAACTACTACATCAACCCTCATCTTTACGAGACCCTTTCACCGGATCAGTTCTCCTCGTTCCTTGTGCACATCTTCTGCAACTTCGTTAAG GATCTCTATGGCCTAGGTGCTCGAAAGATTGGAGTGACTTCCTTGCCACCACTGGGTTGCCTTCCTGCGTCCATCACGCTCTTCGGACATGGCAGCAACGAATGCGTGAGGCGACTCAACTCCGACGCACAGAACTTCAACAGGAAGCTCAATACCGCAGCAGACTCGTTGGCGAAGCAGCTGCCTAACCTTAAGATTGCCATCTTCGACATCTATAAGCCTCTACATGATCTTGCCACCAAGCCTTCCGACTTCG GATTCTTCGAGACCAGGAGAGGCTGCTGCGGGACGGGAACAGTGGAGACGACATCGTTTCTGTGCAATCCGCATTCGGTCGGGACATGCGCCAATGCCACTGGCTATGTGTTTTGGGACAGCGTCCATCCATCGGAATCGGCAAACCAAGTGCTTGCCGATTCCCTCATTGCTCAGGGCATCAACCTTATTCTGTGA